CGCCGCCGCGGGTTCCTGGCCGCTCGAACACGGCCACATGCGAGAGCGCGCCCCTGGCCGGGATGCCGGTCTCCTTGTCGAGCACGGCACGCAAAAGCCGCGCGGTGCTGATCAGCCCCTTCATGATGAGCTGCGCCTCGCCCGCCTTGAAGAGTGCGAGCGCGGCGGCCAGGGCCGTGTCGTCGTCACTGGCCTCCACGGCCCGAAACCGCGCGAGGGAGAGCCCCAGTCGCGCGGCCGTCTCGCGGGCCTTGGCCATGTCGCCGATGAGGATGGGCTCGGCCACGCCCTTTGCGTGGGCGGCCACGGCCGCCTTGAGCACGTAGCCCTCGGCGCAGCGCACCACGGCCACGCGAGGCGGGCTTGAGCGCCGCGCGCAGGCGGTCACGAGATCGCGCAGGCGGCGGATGCGCACGGTCTAGTCGTCCCCGCGCTTGAGCGCGATCATGCCGCTTCGGCACAGGCTCTTGATGCCGAAGGGCTTGAGCAGCTTGATGAGTCCCTCCACGCGCTCCTGGTCGCCCGCCATCTCCACGGTGATGCTCTCCTGGCCCATGCCCACCACCGAGGCGCGGAAGACCTCGAATATCTGCATGAGTTGGGAGAGGGATTCGCGGTCCATGCGCACCTTGACCATCAGCAACTCGCGGTCCACGAACTCGCGCCGGGCCAAGTCGTCCACCTGGATGACCACGTCCATGGCCGCCAGTTCGCGGGTCAGGCGCTCCATCTCCTCGCTGTCGCCGTCGAGGCTGATGACGATGCGCGAGATGTCGGGATTCTCGGTTTCGCCCGCGGCCAGGCTGCGGATGTTCAGGTTGTGGCGCTTGAACATGAGGGCCATGTCGGCCAGGACGCCCGGCCGGTTGGAGGCCAGGGCGGAGATGGTGTGCTTCACGGCGTCGCTCCGGGTGCTGGTGTGCGGCGACGGCCGTTTCTTCGGACCGCGCGCCGTGGCCGAGTCTAGCCGCAAAACGCCTGGAATGCCAGGGGGAGGCTCGCGTTCAGCAGGAGCTTCGGTCGGAGGCCGGTCCAGCGGCAAGGTGACGCGGATGCCCCAGATGGTCGAGCCCGTCGTGGAGCGGGACGGGCAGGGGCGCGCACGGACCTTCGGAGCGGGTGCATAGCTCGGCGTCTGGCAGGGGGCAGAGGGCGCGCGAAAGGGGCGCGCCGTGCAGCGGGCAGGCGGAAGGCGGTGTGCGGCCAGTCACTCGGCAGCCGCAGGCGTAGATCATCGTGCACAGGTGCATCTGGTCAAAGTGGCCGGACAAGGTTGCGTTTTGATGGCGGCCAGGCTGCCTTCTGGCGGCGTGGCGAGGGTTTTTCCAAGCTCGAACCGCAGGATTTTGAAGAACGACGTTTCGTCGTCTCTTCAAGCAGCGCCGGGCGCATGGCGCGCAAAAGAGACAAGGCCGACGCGCAGGAGAACTACGCGTCGGCCTCGAACTTTTCGCGGCATCGCAGAGGATGCCATTATTTCAACGTGTTGGCGGCTAGCGGACGAGGGAGCCTATGCGATCCCAGCGCACGTCGGTGATGCCGCGCGGTCCCCAGGACCAGTAGAGGATCATGGCCTCGCCCAGGATCAACTCGCGCGGCACGAGCCCCCAGAAGCGCGAATCGTAGGATTCGTCGCGGTTGTCGCCCATGACGAAGTAGTGGTCCTCGGGCACGGTGAAGGCGGGCATCTCGTCGCGGCCCGGCGCGAAGCGCGGGTCCACGTGCTGCACGTAGGACTCCTGCAGGGCCTCGCCGTTGCGGTAGACCTGCTTCTCGCGGATCTCGATGACGTCGCCGGGCAGTCCGATGACGCGCTTGATGAAGTCCTTGCCGCTCTCGCCGAAGGACATCTGGCGGCCGAAGCCCCTGAATTCGATGTCGGGCGAGATGTCCCGCTCGCCGGGGAACTTGAAGACCACGATGTCCTGGAATTCAGGCTCGCCCACGGGGATGATCTGGGTGTTCACGAAGGGCAGGCGCACGCCGTAGGCGAACTTGTTGACCAGCAGGTGGTCGCCGATCTGCAGCGTCTGGAGCATGGAGCCCGATGGTATCTTGAAGGCCTGGACCACGAAGGTGCGGATGAACAGCGCCAGCAAGAGGGCGATGAACAGCGCCTCGGCGTAGTCCTTGATCGTTTTGAGCGTGCGGGGATTCATGAATGTTCCTTGTTCAGTCGTCGTCGCCGGCCTTGAGCGCCGCGAGGAAGGCCTCCTGCGGCACCTCGACGTTGCCCATGCGCTTCATGCGGCGCTTGCCTTCCTTTTGCTTTTCCAGAAGCTTGCGCTTGCGCGTAATGTCGCCGCCGTAGCATTTGGCGGTCACGTCCTTGCGCATGGGCGGGTTGCGTTCGCGGGCGATGATGCGGTTGCCGATGGCCGCCTGGATGACGACCTCGAAGAGTTGTCGGGGGATGGTGCGCTTGAGGCGCAGGGCGAGCTTTCGGCCCATGCGCTCCGCGCTGGAGCGGTGCACGATGGTGGACATGGCGTCCACGGGCGTGCCGTTGATCAGGATGTCCAGCTTGACCAGGTCCGAGCCCCTGAACTCGCGGACCTCGTAGTCCATGGAGGCGTAGCCCCGGGTCACGGATTTGAGCTTGTCGAAGAAGTCGAAGACGATCTCGGCGAAGGGAAGCTCGTAGGTGATGATGACGCGCGTGGAGGTCAGGTAGCGCATGTCCTTCTGGATGCCGCGCTTCTCCTCGCACAATTTGAGCACCGCGCCCACGTAGTCGCCCGGAACGTGGATCTCCATCTTGACCCAGGGCTCGGCCAGTTCCGCGATTTTGGTCACGTCGGGCATCTTCGACGGGTTGTCGATCTCGAAGACGTCGCCCTTGACCGTGGTGACCTTATATATGACCGAGGGCGCGGTGGCGATGAGCTTGGCCTGGAACTCGCGCTCCAGCCGCTCCTGGATGATCTCCATATGCAACAGGCCCAAAAACCCGCAGCGGAAGCCAAAGCCCAGGGCCTGCGAGGTCTCGGGCTCGAAGGAGAAGGCCGCGTCGTTGAGTTGCAGCTTCTCCAGCGCCGCCTTGAGCGGCTCGTATTCGGCCGGTTCGACCGGATACAGGCCGCAGAAGACCATGGGCTTTATCTTCTTGAAGCCGGGGAAGGGCTCGGTCGTGGGCCGCTTGGGCTCGGTGATGGTGTCGCCCACGCGCGCCTCGGAGAGATCCTTGATGCTCGCCGTGAGGAAGCCCACCTCGCCGGGGCCGAGCTTGTCCACGGCCAGCGCGTCGGGCGAGAACACGCCCAGCGAGCCGACCTCGAACTCGGCCTTGGTCGAGTTCATCATGATCTTCTGGCCGCGCTTGATGGAGCCGTCGATGATGCGGAACAGAACCACCACGCCCTGGTACGAGTCGTACCAGGAGTCGAAAATGAGGGCCTTGAGCGGCTTCTCGGCGCTGCCCCTGGGCGGCGGCAGGCGCTCCACGATGGCTTCGAGCACCTGGTCCACGTTCAGGCCGGTCTTGGCCGAGACCATGACCGCGCCCGCGCAGTCCAGGCCGATGCCCTCTTCGATCTCCTGGCGCACCCGCTCGACCTCGGCCGAGGGCAGGTCGATCTTGTTCAGGACCGGGATGACTTCGAGGTCGTGGTCCAGGGCCAGATAGACGTTGGCCAGGGTCTGGGCCTCCACGCCCTGGGTGGCGTCCACCACCAGCAGCGCGCCCTCGCAGGCGGCCAGGGAGCGCGAGACCTCGTACGAGAAATCCACGTGGCCGGGCGTGTCGATGAGGTTCAGAATGTAGTCGCGGCCATTCTTGGCGCGATACGGAATGCGCACGGTCTGGGCCTTGATGGTGATGCCGCGCTCCTGCTCCAGCTCCATGCGGTCCAGATACTGTTCGCGCTTGTCGCGCTCGCCCACAAGCCCGGTGATCTCCAGGATGCGGTCGGCGAGCGTGGACTTGCCGTGGTCGATGTGCGCGATAATGCTGAAATTACGAATATTTTCCATAGCGCCGCGGGTTTTGGTGGGCAAACGGTTCGCACTCGCTCTACCCGCTTTTTGACTCCCTGAAAAGCCAGTTCTTGTAAGGCATCCAGGGAGGGTTGTCCATGGCAGGCCCCCTCAATAGCGCCGTCTGCGGCGTTGCGGCGAAAGCGCCACCATCGCGAGATTTTCACGCCTCGCCCAAGGGTGCTAGTGCAGGCTACGCACCACCTCGCGCAATTCCTCGCCCAGGGCCGAAAGTTTGGCGATGGATTCACCCTGCACCCGCGTGCTCCCCTCCACTTCCTCCGCCACTTCGGCCACGGTCTGCGTACGCTGCGAAATCTCCTCCACGGCCGAGGACTGCTCTTCGGCGGCTGTCGCGATCTGCGTCGTCTGCGTGACCACCGCGCCCACGCTTGTCAGGATGCGCTCCAGCGCATCACCCGTGCGATTGGAAAGGTCGGTCGTCTCGGCCACCTGTTGCGTGGTCTTTTCCATGGAACCCTGCGCCGTGCCCACGGATTGCTGGATGCCGCTGACCAGATTCTCCACGTCCTTGGTCGCGTGCAGCGTCTTCTCGGCCAGCTTGCGCACCTCGTCGGCCACCACGGCGAAGCCGCGTCCGGCATCGCCCGCGCGGGCCGCCTCGATGGCGGCGTTCAGCGCCAGAAGGTTGGTCTGGTCGGCAATGTCGTTGATCACGCGCAGGATCGAACCGATGTCCTTTGAGCGCGAAATGAGCGTGCGGAGTTCCTGTGACAGCTCGTTCGTGGAGGCTGAGACCGCGTCGATGGCGCGCATGGAGCGCTCCACCAGGGCCTTGCCCTCCATGGCCACGGCCAGGGCCTCCTCGCCCGCCTTGGAGTTGGCCGTGGCGTTGCCCGCCACTTCCAGCACCGTCGCGTTCATCTGGTCCATGGCCACGGCCAGCGAGGATGTCTCCTGTTGTTGCCGCGCCGCGCCCTGCGACATGGTCTTCGAGGCGCTTGAGATGTCCTCCGTTGCCTGGGCCAGACGTTCGGCCAGATCCGAGGCGATGCGCGCCGTGTCCACTATCAGGCGGCGTTGTTTCTCGGCGTCCTCCAAGGCCTGTCGCTTGGCCGCCAGGGGCACGAACTGCACGGCGCGCACCCGGCCCATCGGCGTCTCGAACGGCGCGCTCGCGATGCAGCGCGTGCGGATCTGCGTTCCGTCTGCCTTCTCAAGCGTCGTGACGTGTCCCTCGGGATAGCGCGCGTCGTCAAGGCCGTCGGCCAGCGCGCTCCCCAGAAGAACTCGGAAATCCGACCCCACAGCGTTGCCGTGGCCGGTGTAGTCGGCGAAATTCTCGCTTGCCAGCAGGATCACG
The Alkalidesulfovibrio alkalitolerans DSM 16529 genome window above contains:
- the lepA gene encoding translation elongation factor 4 — its product is MENIRNFSIIAHIDHGKSTLADRILEITGLVGERDKREQYLDRMELEQERGITIKAQTVRIPYRAKNGRDYILNLIDTPGHVDFSYEVSRSLAACEGALLVVDATQGVEAQTLANVYLALDHDLEVIPVLNKIDLPSAEVERVRQEIEEGIGLDCAGAVMVSAKTGLNVDQVLEAIVERLPPPRGSAEKPLKALIFDSWYDSYQGVVVLFRIIDGSIKRGQKIMMNSTKAEFEVGSLGVFSPDALAVDKLGPGEVGFLTASIKDLSEARVGDTITEPKRPTTEPFPGFKKIKPMVFCGLYPVEPAEYEPLKAALEKLQLNDAAFSFEPETSQALGFGFRCGFLGLLHMEIIQERLEREFQAKLIATAPSVIYKVTTVKGDVFEIDNPSKMPDVTKIAELAEPWVKMEIHVPGDYVGAVLKLCEEKRGIQKDMRYLTSTRVIITYELPFAEIVFDFFDKLKSVTRGYASMDYEVREFRGSDLVKLDILINGTPVDAMSTIVHRSSAERMGRKLALRLKRTIPRQLFEVVIQAAIGNRIIARERNPPMRKDVTAKCYGGDITRKRKLLEKQKEGKRRMKRMGNVEVPQEAFLAALKAGDDD
- a CDS encoding methyl-accepting chemotaxis protein, with product MRLQRTKWLFIGVQGTVLCILATLAAYHFLPWAFPFALGAAGVLAVASCIEAARCRRVYEVMLDALARRDWEAAKRAAPENGPWAEEVRRLEEQAAREALFGASFAVAGIPCCVCDDKGVILLASENFADYTGHGNAVGSDFRVLLGSALADGLDDARYPEGHVTTLEKADGTQIRTRCIASAPFETPMGRVRAVQFVPLAAKRQALEDAEKQRRLIVDTARIASDLAERLAQATEDISSASKTMSQGAARQQQETSSLAVAMDQMNATVLEVAGNATANSKAGEEALAVAMEGKALVERSMRAIDAVSASTNELSQELRTLISRSKDIGSILRVINDIADQTNLLALNAAIEAARAGDAGRGFAVVADEVRKLAEKTLHATKDVENLVSGIQQSVGTAQGSMEKTTQQVAETTDLSNRTGDALERILTSVGAVVTQTTQIATAAEEQSSAVEEISQRTQTVAEVAEEVEGSTRVQGESIAKLSALGEELREVVRSLH
- the lepB gene encoding signal peptidase I — its product is MNPRTLKTIKDYAEALFIALLLALFIRTFVVQAFKIPSGSMLQTLQIGDHLLVNKFAYGVRLPFVNTQIIPVGEPEFQDIVVFKFPGERDISPDIEFRGFGRQMSFGESGKDFIKRVIGLPGDVIEIREKQVYRNGEALQESYVQHVDPRFAPGRDEMPAFTVPEDHYFVMGDNRDESYDSRFWGLVPRELILGEAMILYWSWGPRGITDVRWDRIGSLVR
- the ilvN gene encoding acetolactate synthase small subunit; protein product: MKHTISALASNRPGVLADMALMFKRHNLNIRSLAAGETENPDISRIVISLDGDSEEMERLTRELAAMDVVIQVDDLARREFVDRELLMVKVRMDRESLSQLMQIFEVFRASVVGMGQESITVEMAGDQERVEGLIKLLKPFGIKSLCRSGMIALKRGDD